A stretch of the Pseudalkalibacillus hwajinpoensis genome encodes the following:
- a CDS encoding immunity protein YezG family protein produces MNTENLQEIYQKVAVQLNNTIPEPWEKVMVYSEVDEYSDSTVFFYYPKNKQELIYSLDIEDMEGIDEDEIDHQLNLLGSIFRELWEEFKRNKQEPWTNLTFELYSTGKFDVEFDYTLLEEENNYNHYERLIIWKYKKLGISPDAKRESDVKLIREYISTQK; encoded by the coding sequence ATGAATACAGAGAACTTGCAAGAAATTTATCAAAAAGTAGCTGTGCAGTTAAATAATACTATTCCAGAGCCATGGGAAAAAGTGATGGTATATTCAGAAGTTGATGAATATAGTGATTCGACAGTATTTTTTTACTATCCAAAAAATAAGCAGGAACTGATATACAGTTTAGATATTGAAGATATGGAAGGGATTGATGAAGATGAGATTGATCATCAATTAAATCTACTTGGCAGTATCTTTAGAGAATTATGGGAAGAATTCAAAAGAAATAAGCAGGAACCTTGGACTAATTTAACATTTGAGTTATATTCTACTGGTAAGTTCGATGTTGAATTTGATTATACTTTATTAGAGGAAGAAAATAATTATAATCATTATGAGAGATTAATTATATGGAAGTATAAAAAGTTAGGAATTTCCCCTGATGCAAAGAGAGAAAGTGATGTGAAACTAATTAGAGAATATATTAGTACACAAAAATAA